One genomic region from Lycorma delicatula isolate Av1 chromosome 9, ASM4794821v1, whole genome shotgun sequence encodes:
- the LOC142330543 gene encoding uncharacterized protein LOC142330543: MLSSINKSFISNCLLHNKLYQWMEQLNNKVILISLSSLLYLITCMSILIHAFEFDWKHVAELMNLTHPKFEGSVPPITEEFEREFKKRWESKMRNPIFMEFLYKKSLIYQQKNKLPTDQSIDFVNDYKHYLENTILANLTKIPDPQLRQMIAQFILQNRTDIRKRLE; the protein is encoded by the exons atgttatccagtattaataaatcatttatttcaaattgtctGTTACATAACAAGCTTTATCAGTGGATGGAACAACTTAATAATAAG gtaattttaatatcattatcatcattactATATTTGATAACATGTATGTCGATATTAATACATGCATTTGAATTTGATTGGAAACATGTTGCGGAGTTAATGAATTTAACTCATCCAAAATTTGAAGGATCTGTTCCACCAATTACCGAAGAATTTGAAAGAGAATTTAAGAAAAGATGG GAGAGCAAAATGCGAAATccaatatttatggaatttttatacaaaaaatcgCTCATATACCAACAAAAAAACAAGCTACCAACAGATCAAAGTATAGATTTTGTAAATGACTACAAACATTACCTAGAAAATACCatattag caaatttaacaaaaattccaGACCCGCAATTGAGACAAATGATAGCacaattcattttacaaaatagaaCAGATATAAGAAAAAGGCTTGAATaa